One genomic window of Ziziphus jujuba cultivar Dongzao chromosome 4, ASM3175591v1 includes the following:
- the LOC107417069 gene encoding uncharacterized GPI-anchored protein At1g61900 isoform X2, whose amino-acid sequence MRGPAFWTLILQFSLLLFFCFNGFHCGSLSDVPANAPDISPSVNPQPFLPLLAPSPLTPFINNSVTLSGLCTLNFSAAESLLSTTATDCWASFAPYLANVVCCPQLDATLVTLIGQSSKQSGMLALNMTHSKHCLSDVENILESRGANTELQKLCSIQPGNLTGASCPVIDVDTFESIVDSARLLAACDKVDPVNECCDQVCQNAISDSARKIALNGMSSTNGAHVLPEHLTRIDDCKNIVRRWLTSKLDPPSANSILRGLSNCKINEACPLVFPSIKNVVGKCGDMKSNETACCKEMETYMSHLQEQSFITNMQALNCAASLGIKLQKANVSSNIYSLCHINLKDFSVQEYGCLLPSLPSDATYDRTSGVSFICDLNDNVAAPWPSSSFKPDSSCNKTNKLPSLPKAISGQNGFDIKNLMISMFFSSLLLLIMLF is encoded by the exons ATGAGAGGACCTGCATTCTGGACTCTCATCCTTCAGTTTTCTCTGCTATTGTTTTTCT GTTTTAATGGATTCCATTGTGGCTCACTTAGTGATGTGCCAGCAAACGCTCCTGATATCTCCCCAAGTGTAAATCCTCAAccctttcttcctcttttagCTCCTTCGCCGCTGACACCATTCATAAATAACAGTGTAACATTGTCAG GACTCTGTACATTAAATTTTTCAGCTGCTGAAAGCTTGCTCAGCACAACAGCAACTGATTGCTGGGCTTCTTTTGCACCTTATTTGGCCAATGTAGTATGTTGTCCACAGTTGGATGCCACCTTAGTTACTCTCATTGGCCAGTCCAGCAAACAATCTGGGATGCTTGCTTTGAACATGACTCATTCAAAGCACTGCCTGTCAGATGTTGAGAATATTCTGGAGAGTAGAGGAGCAAACACAGAACTTCAAAAATTGTGCTCAATTCAACCCGGAAACCTTACTGGAGCCTCTTGCCCTGTTATAGATGTCGATACATTTGAGAGCATTGTGGACTCTGCAAGACTTCTGGCAGCTTGTGACAAGGTTGATCCTGTTAATGAGTGTTGTGATCAAGTCTGCCAAAATGCCATATCAGATTCTGCTAGAAAAATTGCCTTGAATGGTATGTCAAGTACAAATGGGGCTCACGTCTTGCCTGAACACTTAACTAGAATTGATGATTGCAAAAATATTGTCCGCCGATGGCTAACCAGTAAACTTGATCCACCTTCTGCAAATAGCATTCTCAGAGGACTTTCAAATTGCAAAATAAACGAAG CTTGTCCACTAGTTTTCCCTAGTATAAAGAATGTTGTGGGAAAATGTGGAGATATGAAGAGCAATGAGACAGCATGCTGCAAAGAAATGGAGACTTATATGTCCCATTTGCAAGAGCAGAGCTTCATTACCAACATGCAGGCTTTGAATTGTGCTGCATCACTTGGAATAAAGTTACAGAAAGCTAATGTATCCAGCAACATTTATAGTCTTTGTCATATAAATCTCAAGGATTTTTCCGTTCAAG AGTATGGTTGCCTTTTGCCAAGCTTGCCTTCAGATGCCACGTACGATAGAACTTCAGGAGTCAGCTTCATTTGTGATCTTAATGACAATGTTGCAGCTCCTTGGCCCTCTTCATCTTTCAAACCTGATTCATCCTGCAATAAAA CTAACAAACTTCCTTCACTTCCAAAGGCAATATCTGGACAGAATG GTTTTGACATTAAGAACTTGATGATTTCCATGTTCTTTTCCTCGTTGCTGCTTCTCATCATGCTTTTCTGA
- the LOC107417069 gene encoding uncharacterized GPI-anchored protein At1g61900 isoform X1, which translates to MRGPAFWTLILQFSLLLFFCFNGFHCGSLSDVPANAPDISPSVNPQPFLPLLAPSPLTPFINNSVTLSGLCTLNFSAAESLLSTTATDCWASFAPYLANVVCCPQLDATLVTLIGQSSKQSGMLALNMTHSKHCLSDVENILESRGANTELQKLCSIQPGNLTGASCPVIDVDTFESIVDSARLLAACDKVDPVNECCDQVCQNAISDSARKIALNGMSSTNGAHVLPEHLTRIDDCKNIVRRWLTSKLDPPSANSILRGLSNCKINEACPLVFPSIKNVVGKCGDMKSNETACCKEMETYMSHLQEQSFITNMQALNCAASLGIKLQKANVSSNIYSLCHINLKDFSVQVGSQEYGCLLPSLPSDATYDRTSGVSFICDLNDNVAAPWPSSSFKPDSSCNKTNKLPSLPKAISGQNGFDIKNLMISMFFSSLLLLIMLF; encoded by the exons ATGAGAGGACCTGCATTCTGGACTCTCATCCTTCAGTTTTCTCTGCTATTGTTTTTCT GTTTTAATGGATTCCATTGTGGCTCACTTAGTGATGTGCCAGCAAACGCTCCTGATATCTCCCCAAGTGTAAATCCTCAAccctttcttcctcttttagCTCCTTCGCCGCTGACACCATTCATAAATAACAGTGTAACATTGTCAG GACTCTGTACATTAAATTTTTCAGCTGCTGAAAGCTTGCTCAGCACAACAGCAACTGATTGCTGGGCTTCTTTTGCACCTTATTTGGCCAATGTAGTATGTTGTCCACAGTTGGATGCCACCTTAGTTACTCTCATTGGCCAGTCCAGCAAACAATCTGGGATGCTTGCTTTGAACATGACTCATTCAAAGCACTGCCTGTCAGATGTTGAGAATATTCTGGAGAGTAGAGGAGCAAACACAGAACTTCAAAAATTGTGCTCAATTCAACCCGGAAACCTTACTGGAGCCTCTTGCCCTGTTATAGATGTCGATACATTTGAGAGCATTGTGGACTCTGCAAGACTTCTGGCAGCTTGTGACAAGGTTGATCCTGTTAATGAGTGTTGTGATCAAGTCTGCCAAAATGCCATATCAGATTCTGCTAGAAAAATTGCCTTGAATGGTATGTCAAGTACAAATGGGGCTCACGTCTTGCCTGAACACTTAACTAGAATTGATGATTGCAAAAATATTGTCCGCCGATGGCTAACCAGTAAACTTGATCCACCTTCTGCAAATAGCATTCTCAGAGGACTTTCAAATTGCAAAATAAACGAAG CTTGTCCACTAGTTTTCCCTAGTATAAAGAATGTTGTGGGAAAATGTGGAGATATGAAGAGCAATGAGACAGCATGCTGCAAAGAAATGGAGACTTATATGTCCCATTTGCAAGAGCAGAGCTTCATTACCAACATGCAGGCTTTGAATTGTGCTGCATCACTTGGAATAAAGTTACAGAAAGCTAATGTATCCAGCAACATTTATAGTCTTTGTCATATAAATCTCAAGGATTTTTCCGTTCAAG TTGGATCACAAG AGTATGGTTGCCTTTTGCCAAGCTTGCCTTCAGATGCCACGTACGATAGAACTTCAGGAGTCAGCTTCATTTGTGATCTTAATGACAATGTTGCAGCTCCTTGGCCCTCTTCATCTTTCAAACCTGATTCATCCTGCAATAAAA CTAACAAACTTCCTTCACTTCCAAAGGCAATATCTGGACAGAATG GTTTTGACATTAAGAACTTGATGATTTCCATGTTCTTTTCCTCGTTGCTGCTTCTCATCATGCTTTTCTGA
- the LOC107417068 gene encoding uncharacterized protein LOC107417068, with the protein MGNCLVRSSNRVLAEDDDDVLHLHPHRKEEEKAHDVKVKEAAKRRKKTVSFRLHEEEEEEDEDEIHENGGGVKENPNNNDNGKGDPKSGVVRIKVVLTRQELKQLVMGSEMPKDNNNNSQPHISCVEELLNVIKSRGRMVSEIKEGRPGIKNDGSWRPSLESIAEESY; encoded by the coding sequence ATGGGTAACTGCTTGGTGAGAAGTAGTAACAGAGTTTTAgcagaagatgatgatgatgttctACATTTGCACCCAcatagaaaagaagaagaaaaagctcaTGATGTGAAGGTGAAGGAAGCAGCTAAAAGGAGGAAAAAGACGGTGAGTTTCAGATtacatgaagaagaagaagaagaagatgaagatgagatTCATGAGAATGGTGGTGGTGTTAAAGAAAAtcctaataataatgataatggtaAAGGGGATCCAAAAAGTGGGGTTGTGAGGATTAAAGTGGTTTTAACTCGGCAAGAGTTGAAACAATTAGTAATGGGTTCTGAGATGCCcaaggataataataataattcacagCCACACATCTCTTGTGTGGAAGAATTGTTGAATGTAATAAAGTCCAGAGGAAGGATGGTTTCTGAAATAAAAGAAGGTCGTCCAGGAATAAAGAATGATGGAAGTTGGAGGCCATCATTGGAAAGCATTGCTGAGGAATCATATTAG